A window of Acinonyx jubatus isolate Ajub_Pintada_27869175 chromosome B2, VMU_Ajub_asm_v1.0, whole genome shotgun sequence genomic DNA:
CAGTTATGTTTGGCTTATCACAGCATCACAAGACAGTAATTTTAATCACTGAAAACAGCGTTTTCAATTAGAGGCAACTTTGACCCCAAGGAGACATTaggcaatgtctggagacgttTTCAGTTGTCACAACAGGTattattggcatctagtgggcagaggccaaggatgctgctaaacattcttCAGTGAACAGTATAGCatcccacagcaaagaattatccaacTCAAAAGGTCAATAGTGTTTAGGGGGAGAAAGCCTGCACTAGGGATTGGCTTAGCGTTTAACAAGGGGTGTACCTAATAGTTGAATGAGTGACTGGAGGCTTGCAAAGGTGAATGTCAGTGACCCAAACACACAGGCCTGGGGAATACTTATATTTTGAGCTGAAAATGACAAGAAAGGAGACAATATTTTTAGAAAggtgaaataagacaaagaatgAATAAGAGAAGGGGTGAGGTCAGTTTAAGGTGGAATATTGATCAACACCATCAAGTGTGACAGTCCTCTTGTCGAATACAATTCAGGTTTCTGTCACTGGCAAATCATACATGGGTTTGATAATAGTAACTTCTCAGAAACTATAGAATAAATAATGACATTTAGAAGTTAGCATTCAATCTTTGCAATGTAACTATTCTACTGTAAATTGTGTCATATTCTGCATTACATCAGTTATAGTGAGAAGAGAGCTAATTTTAATAGAATAGCTAGGTTTTATATCAGCTCTGTATGCCAACAATATAGAATATGTAGCTCTGAGTCCATATATTCACTGAGAAGTATCACTACTTACCACCAACTGTTGGAATGCAGACAGCATGTCTAGGTAGAAAGGCCTGGCCTTTAAGGGGACTGATCGGAACACTAGACCTAATTATGGTTGAAACTAGTGGCAAAGTTTGTTTTCATACCACgagtttacaaaaatatttgaatctGGCCTTCAGTCAGCCATCTGCAATATTCAGAATTCTCCCACACCAGTTCCCTTTAATCTCACCACATGAGTAAAATGACGTGTCTACGAAAAATGCACCAAAACATACGGTTTATGAAAACAAATGGGCCAGCACATATAgtgaaatataaacttaaaatatatttggctTGGAAAGAATCTTACAACCTATCAGACCAATATCTCCCAATTCCCCAAGTATCCccaactattttaaatataaactttaagtGAAAATCAATTTCTAAATGATACGATAAAACATGTAGTTCAGAGCACTGGTAATATTAAAAATCATGTCATGGCTAACAATGGCCTTACCTCTAgtcattcccattttttaaatcagtgctgTCATCAGACACGTGTCtaagttaaataatttctttGGGGACATAAATCCCAAGAGACCCGGGGGAATTGTAGGAATTCGGACGAATTGCTTACGATTACCTGTCTCTCaagattttagaaaagtaaaataaatctacAATAGAAGTCGCTTGCAGAACTCAAAAAGCACAACGTTgtgtcaaaataatatttttgaaagcagAAAAGGGGGAAGTCAAAGGCAATTGGATAACTGTAGAGCCCAAACCTGAGAGAAGATAAATAATGAACACTTCTTGGGCTGTTGATTTGGGGAACTATCCTTGAGTTACTTACTGTCCAGTCACTTGTAAGGAAGCAAGCTGGCACACCTAACTTAGGTCCACGGCACTTTCTAATTTTCAGGATTTACTTGCATCAAGGGACAGTACATGAGCTTAAACTTTCTTCAGTAAGATTTTCCCTGTCATAAATTAGAAGGGGGACATTTTCTTTTGACCTACACAATAATCTTCTACTTCTTGGaccttctccttttaaaatatgggTGTGTCATAGCTAAGTTACTAATTTCAgtcattctttccttcttacaGCCAGAAAGAAATATCCCCACTATGGTAGCTTGGATTTGAGGAGAGAGTGCAGAAAGGGTAATGGCCGATGTAAACTTGAGTGCcaggaaaatgaaattaggaTTGCTTACCGCATGCGACCTGCAACCCATTGCTGCTTGCAGAAGTAAAGCTGACAGAAGACAAGAAAGAGATACACACTCCAAGAAGAGAGGACCAGTGTTACTAAGTCTTCCCAGAGTATACTTCGAGGCTTGTGTAtctcaaagaattaaataaaatttaacattgagCCACTCCCAAGTGGTTCTATGTCACACATGTACCTGGTGCATTTACACCGCATTTTCTCTTGATCTCTTGGTACCAGAAGTAAGCAGAATTTATTTTATGGGAATTCTCCAAGAACTACCAAAAATTCTAAGTGCTTTGTGTGGGTTGACATAAGTACTGTTGTGAGAAACCCTAGGtcagagaaatgggcaaaacatatTCCTGAAATGGAAGCCTCCAATGGAAATGTGCTGCATTTTCATCATTAAACACTGCTCTATAGATTATCCCATGAACGGATACAAATCCACAGGGCTTGTGAGACTAGGAATTGAGAATGCAGATCCTGCTCATGAGAGAAAGAGCTGAAGTAAGAGAAGGTCAGTATAAGAACAGAAAAGCAGAGGAAATCATAATCAGCTCCAATTTCTGTCCTTCTTATGTATTTAGTGGAGAAAAATGTTATCAGGAAATAAAAGAGGGAGtaaaaatggaagggaagaatTCCTTGAAGGAGAAGAGCCTATATGTAATTAAGTATTTTGACAAAGAAAGGCAGAACCTATGGCTAACTACTCATTTGGGCTCCGCAGTCCTCAGATAATTGTGTCTGAGGAGacacaaagcaaaagaaaggaggagagtgaTCTGCAGTCGTGAGCTTTACTCTGTCAGAGTTCCTCTTGCTACTTCCTCTCAAGGGCCACATTATCTCTCCCACAACACTCGCACCAATAAGTCTGTATCAGATGGTTGCTATTAGAAAATGCACATTCCACTTCTTTTATGAGTTTAGGGCTGCAACTTAGTTATTGGTATTAATtcacaactatttttaaaaacaccattgATAGCATAACACAGTCATAAAACAGAAGCTTGCCTTCACCAAAAATAAAgctgaatatatttttgtaatttaactaagtaaaatgaaatttattgagtGGATATATGTAAGTCAGACTTGGACGCAGAAGGAGATGAGAAGTTAAAGAATTACAGGCTCATTCTATCTGgatattttcctccttccttcctaccttcctccctccctccctccctcctttctttcttctttctttttttctttctttcttctttctttctttcttgttgaagtatagttgacatacagtattatattagtttcaggtgtacaatatagtgattcgatAATTCCATATATTACAAAATGCTTGCCACGAGTatagttgccatctgtcacctctactgatattttttattaatgcttattcatgtatttttagagagagagagagcacaagtggagaggggcagaagggaaagagagggagaatcccaagcaggctccacactgccagcactgaggccaatgcggggctcagtctcatgaactgggagatcttgacctgagcggaaatcaagagtgaatgtttaaccaaccaagccacccaggagcccctattgaTGTTTTTATTATGGCATCACATTACATCTTCTAAATGCAGATTTGAGATGCATTATCTATTATGGTAACATgaacagagaaataatttttctctatttagaTAAAGTTTTTGGATTTACTTCCATCATAAGGGACTGTtcactttttcatgttttattttaataaaaatatgacttcCTATTATGAAGCAATTACTAAGCATATGTTGGAGTCTCACATGCATTatctttcacatattttaataaCTTGAAATATACTTTGACTTCTCAAGTGTGTTCCTTTGCAGTATAAATatcttcaaagatatttttacagtatttatttgAACAGGGTTTTCAACCTGAGAACTATTGTTATTTTGATCCAGACAATTCTTTGTTGTCCAGATCTCCTCTTCATTGTATCTTTAGCAATAGGATGTTTCTTAGTATCCCTAGCCTTTACCCATCAGATACCAATAGCTCTCTTTCCCCTAATTGTGACAAAAATGTCTACCTACATTGTCAATATCCCTTCTGGAGGCAAAATCACTGCAGATTAGAACAACCATCTTATCATTACATACTCATTCTCacagaaatttcaaaattaaaagtggaaACAACAACGAAAATCAGTACTATTTCCAGGTAGCACATTTTCTGTGTCTTATGAAAACTATTTGAAATTTTCATGTTATTACATATGCACTAGAGATGATATATTAGTGGCCCGTAAAAAACATAGCCCAACTTTTGAATAATGAATATATGTTGAGAAGATTAGTAAAATTCAATTCTTAAAATGAAAGCTCAAGTTACATCTTACCTAACCAGACACAATCATTATATTAAGATCTGTAATGTAGAATCGAGAAGCTTAGTATACTATTAATATGAAACAAATAAGAATTGAGTTTTTATTGGCCATCAAGAAGTGGCAGGTGATAAGAGGTTTCCTGGAAGACACCCAAGACATCTCCGCATATGAACTAGTCTATACTGGTAGACCCTCTATCCTTCAGTgcttgacaaagaaaaacaaaaccatctaTATTTCTGAGCTGGTCTTTCCTGCGGTCCAGGGTACATTCAAGCCACCAGACTCTTTTCAGCCCAAGGAACGAATGTGACAAACTTGAAGGAGAAATGTAAACCTATGGGCATCAAttaggaaattaatatttttacctACAGAAATCTTTTAACTGTTTGTTGTGCATGATATTGACTAAACATTGCAGAAGCCCTTTTGACAAAGTTCTGCATCCAACtcccttaaaaagaaagatatgtcACTAATTATTCATACTGACCTCAGAGtttgttaacaacaacaacaaaaaataaagaataaaaggtaaatatttaCACATGGGAAGATTTCTGGAAACTTTCTTGctcatgcattttaattttcattgggTTAATTGACAACACAGATAGATAATCTTAAATTAAACtgcagttgacctttgaacaacaggGGTTTGGAGTACATGGATCCActtctatgtggatttttttagataaatacaatatagtattacaaaagtattttctctttttcataattttttcaatagcattttctctagcttactttattgtaagaatgcacCGTATAAAACATATAAcctacataatatatattaattgacTATTTATATTCTCcataaggcttctagtcaaccgTAGGCTATACACAGTTaaattttgggggagtcagaagttatatgtggatttccaACTCATGCGGGCGACAGAAGGTCAATGTTTCTAAGTATTGAGTTGTTTGTGGATCAACTGTGGTTAGATCTAGAGCtggaagttttacatttttctgtccTTTGGTCCAGAGTGTATTTCCCTtcacttttagttttctttgagtCTGGATTAGCAGTGGCCCTGATGAAGGAGGCACCAACAGGTGTTAGGTATTTTTGTTGTAGTCATAGCTCAATACACACCTGAATCAGTTAAAAGCATTCTGTTGGAA
This region includes:
- the LOC106981620 gene encoding beta-defensin 110; this translates as MKIHLFFFMLLFWVTILPARKKYPHYGSLDLRRECRKGNGRCKLECQENEIRIAYRMRPATHCCLQK